In Lacerta agilis isolate rLacAgi1 chromosome 1, rLacAgi1.pri, whole genome shotgun sequence, the following proteins share a genomic window:
- the LOC117049472 gene encoding src substrate protein p85-like, with protein MEGSSGGVCVKVQATNFLLLLLCHVCATDLALILSLLPRTYSVFPPLSFKGTGQSQEHKPHPPSPAPAPAPTPQPVEEKLPSSPVYEDAVSFESGYKNSNANYPAAHEPETNNKVEESDYQEAVSQREPEYESETVYEVAGAGNQYQADENTYEYENDLGITAIALYDYQAAGDDEISFDPDDIITNIEMIDDGWWRGVCKGRYGLFPANYVELRQ; from the exons ATGG AGGGCAGTAGTGGTGGTGTTTGCGTGAAAGTGCAGGCCACAAACTTCCTGCTCCTCTTGTTGTGTCATGTCTGTGCTACAGATCTTGCTTTGATCCTATCTCTTCTCCCACGCACCTACTCtgtttttccccctctttcttttaaaGGAACAGGCCAAAGCCAAGAACACAAACCCCACCCTCcatctcctgctcctgctcctgctcccacACCACAGCCTGTGGAAGAAAAATTGCCGTCAAGTCCAGTCTATGAG GATGCCGTTTCCTTTGAGTCTGGCTACAAGAATTCAAATGCAAATTACCCAGCTGCACACGAGCCAGAAACCAACAACAAAGTTGAAGAATCTGACTACCAAGAAGCAGTCAGTCAGCGAGAGCCAGAGTATGAATCTGAGACGGTGTATGAAGTGGCTGGGGCAGGAAACCAGTATCAAGCAG ATGAAAATACTTATGAATACGAAAATGACCTTGGAATAACAGCAATAGCCTTATATGATTACCAGGCTG CTGGTGATGATGAAATTTCCTTTGATCCTGACGACATCATCACAAACATTGAAATGATTGATGATGGCTGGTGGAGGGGAGTGTGCAAAGGCAGATACGGGCTCTTCCCAGCTAATTATGTTGAGCTGAGGCAATAG